A region from the Triticum aestivum cultivar Chinese Spring chromosome 3D, IWGSC CS RefSeq v2.1, whole genome shotgun sequence genome encodes:
- the LOC123079047 gene encoding pseudo histidine-containing phosphotransfer protein 1 isoform X2, which yields MQDANLCYPEGHLDEQFRQVEDLQDEASPNFVEEVVVVFFKDSGRLISNLEQALEKYPRDFNRWDAYMQQLKGSCSSIGASRMKNECMSFRDNCGQRSVEGCMGSLQKLKREHAILRQKLESYFQLLRQVGPAGAATRPAM from the exons ATGCAAGATGCTAACCTTTGCTATCCAGAG GGTCACCTTGATGAGCAATTTCGTCAGGTGGAGGACTTGCAGGATGAAGCTAGTCCTAATTTTGTGGAAGAAGTTGTCGTGGTGTTCTTTAAAGATTCTGGCAGGCTAATATCAAACCTTGAGCAAGCTCT GGAGAAGTACCCCAGAGATTTCAACAGGTGGGATGCATACATGCAGCAACTGAAAGGCAGCTGTTCCAG CATCGGTGCTTCTAGGATGAAGAATGAATGCATGTCATTCAGGGATAATTGTGGGCAACGAAGTGTTGAAGG TTGCATGGGGTCTCTCCAGAAACTGAAGAGGGAGCATGCCATCCTGAGGCAGAAACTAGAATCCTATTTCCAG CTGCTGCGACAAGTTGGTCCTGCTGGAGCGGCCACTAGACCTGCCATGTAA
- the LOC123079047 gene encoding pseudo histidine-containing phosphotransfer protein 1 isoform X4, with translation MWIASAHGGNQITYACKMLTFAIQRLEYLHFTYVWWANSNSLHGYIYASKGHLDEQFRQVEDLQDEASPNFVEEVVVVFFKDSGRLISNLEQALEKYPRDFNRWDAYMQQLKGSCSSIGASRMKNECMSFRDNCGQRSVEGCMGSLQKLKREHAILRQKLESYFQLLRQVGPAGAATRPAM, from the exons ATGTGGATAGCTTCTGCACACGGTGGCAATCAAATCACATACGCATGCAAGATGCTAACCTTTGCTATCCAGAGGTTAGAATATCTGCACTTCACTTATGTTTGGTGGGCAAATAGTAACAGCCTCCACGGCTATATATATGCATCCAAG GGTCACCTTGATGAGCAATTTCGTCAGGTGGAGGACTTGCAGGATGAAGCTAGTCCTAATTTTGTGGAAGAAGTTGTCGTGGTGTTCTTTAAAGATTCTGGCAGGCTAATATCAAACCTTGAGCAAGCTCT GGAGAAGTACCCCAGAGATTTCAACAGGTGGGATGCATACATGCAGCAACTGAAAGGCAGCTGTTCCAG CATCGGTGCTTCTAGGATGAAGAATGAATGCATGTCATTCAGGGATAATTGTGGGCAACGAAGTGTTGAAGG TTGCATGGGGTCTCTCCAGAAACTGAAGAGGGAGCATGCCATCCTGAGGCAGAAACTAGAATCCTATTTCCAG CTGCTGCGACAAGTTGGTCCTGCTGGAGCGGCCACTAGACCTGCCATGTAA
- the LOC123079047 gene encoding pseudo histidine-containing phosphotransfer protein 1 isoform X3, with protein MGHLDEQFRQVEDLQDEASPNFVEEVVVVFFKDSGRLISNLEQALEKYPRDFNRWDAYMQQLKGSCSSIGASRMKNECMSFRDNCGQRSVEGCMGSLQKLKREHAILRQKLESYFQLLRQVGPAGAATRPAM; from the exons ATG GGTCACCTTGATGAGCAATTTCGTCAGGTGGAGGACTTGCAGGATGAAGCTAGTCCTAATTTTGTGGAAGAAGTTGTCGTGGTGTTCTTTAAAGATTCTGGCAGGCTAATATCAAACCTTGAGCAAGCTCT GGAGAAGTACCCCAGAGATTTCAACAGGTGGGATGCATACATGCAGCAACTGAAAGGCAGCTGTTCCAG CATCGGTGCTTCTAGGATGAAGAATGAATGCATGTCATTCAGGGATAATTGTGGGCAACGAAGTGTTGAAGG TTGCATGGGGTCTCTCCAGAAACTGAAGAGGGAGCATGCCATCCTGAGGCAGAAACTAGAATCCTATTTCCAG CTGCTGCGACAAGTTGGTCCTGCTGGAGCGGCCACTAGACCTGCCATGTAA
- the LOC123079047 gene encoding pseudo histidine-containing phosphotransfer protein 1 isoform X1 — translation MDYSNLRRQAASLKKGLFDQGHLDEQFRQVEDLQDEASPNFVEEVVVVFFKDSGRLISNLEQALEKYPRDFNRWDAYMQQLKGSCSSIGASRMKNECMSFRDNCGQRSVEGCMGSLQKLKREHAILRQKLESYFQLLRQVGPAGAATRPAM, via the exons ATGGATTATTCTAATTTGAGGCGACAAGCTGCATCTTtgaaaaagggcctctttgatcaG GGTCACCTTGATGAGCAATTTCGTCAGGTGGAGGACTTGCAGGATGAAGCTAGTCCTAATTTTGTGGAAGAAGTTGTCGTGGTGTTCTTTAAAGATTCTGGCAGGCTAATATCAAACCTTGAGCAAGCTCT GGAGAAGTACCCCAGAGATTTCAACAGGTGGGATGCATACATGCAGCAACTGAAAGGCAGCTGTTCCAG CATCGGTGCTTCTAGGATGAAGAATGAATGCATGTCATTCAGGGATAATTGTGGGCAACGAAGTGTTGAAGG TTGCATGGGGTCTCTCCAGAAACTGAAGAGGGAGCATGCCATCCTGAGGCAGAAACTAGAATCCTATTTCCAG CTGCTGCGACAAGTTGGTCCTGCTGGAGCGGCCACTAGACCTGCCATGTAA